In Mycobacterium sp. Aquia_213, the sequence GGCACCGTGCTGTTCGGCAAGACCGAGATGCCGGCCACAGCGGCCTGCAGTATTTTCTCGATCGAATTCCTGGTCCACGCTTGGGATTACGCCGTCGCAGTGGGGCACGACGTCGACGCCCCGGAGCCGCTGGCCGAGTACGTGCTGGACCTGGCGCACAAGACCATCAGGCCGGAATTCCGCGGCGCCGCCGGATTCGACGACCCGGTCGACGTGCCCGCGGATGCGAGCACATTGGATCAGCTCGTCGCGTTCACCGGCCGCGACCCGGCCCGATAATTCACACGGTCGATTCGGCCGCGCTGCGGACCACCTCTCGCAACCAGCTGTGTGACGGATCCTGATCGAAGCGCGGGTGCCACACCGCGTAGAACTCGAGCTCGGTCAATTCGCGAGGCGCTGCCAGGATGCGGGTCTGTGCGGGGTCGGCGTTGTTGTGGGCAACCCGAGCCGGAACGGTCAACACGAGGTCGGTGCCCGGCAAAATGCTTGGCGCCAAAGCGAAATAGGGCATGCTGACGGCGACCCGGCGTGTGACGCCGAGCGGCTCGAGCGCCCGGTCGATCCATTGCTGGCCGATGTCGATACTCAAGTGCGGCCACCTCAGATACGTCGACAGCGAGACGGACGTCTGGTTCGCGAGCGGGTGCTCGGCAGCGACAACGCAGACGAAGCCATCGCTGAAAAGATGTTGACTGCAATACCTTTCGGGTGCGACCCGGCCGTAGATCGCCAGGTCCAGCGTCCCCGCGTCGAGCTTGTCGAATGCTTGCTCGTCGAGAACTTCGCAACTCACCGTCGAATTGGGTGATTCGGCCAGGATCGTGCGCACCAGCGCCGGGCCGAACGTAGCGATGGTGTAGTCGCTGACAGCGAGGCGAAAGGACTGCGCGGCCGTGGCCGGGTCGAAGGTCTCGGTCGCAAACAGTTGCTCCAAATGCGTTACGGCGGTGCTCAGTTGGTCACGCAGACGCGCGGCGCGCGGGGTCAGCGAGTAGCCGTCGGGTCCGCGCACCAAGAGCTCGTCTTCGAAGTGTCGACGCAGCCGTTGCAGCGCCCGGCTCATCGCGGGCTGGCTCAACCGGACCCGGTCGGCCGCACGCGAGACATGTTGTTCCTCCAGTAGCGCCACCAGCGGCGGCAACAGATTGAGGTCCACCTGATCGATATGCGTAGTGCGCATTCATGTCATGCTAACGATTCGTTTCGCAAATAGCAGCAGTCCGCCTGCCGGGCGCACAGCCAAATTCCGCGGCCTACACCCGCTCGAGATAGAAGTAGTAGTAGCGGCCGTTGTCCAGCACGCCCTTGCCGTTCATGATGCCCATCACGGCGTCGTCGTCGATCTTCTTGAAGTGGTCGTGCACGGGCTGCCCGTCGTAAACCATTGTGGCGGTGACCTCGCCGCGGAAGTCTTCCAGCCAGAGGCTCGCCTCGCCCTTGCCCATCTCCTTGTTGGAGAACTTGTTTCCGTCGGCGTCGAGGCAGACCAACGGCTGCGCGTCGCCGGGCGACGTGAAGGTCTTGCCGAACCAGCCGACCTTCTCCAGCTGGCCGTTCATCCTGTGGCCGGTGAGGAACTCGCCCCCCTTCCACTCGCCGATCATCTCGTCGATGGTCGCGGGCGGCAGGCTCGCCCAGTAGTCGTCGAGTTCGGCATCGGTAATAGCGTCGCGTTCCTTGAACTCGGTGAAGTGCTTGCGGGCCAGGCTCATTCGTCAACCTCCGGGTGGGTGATCCAGTCGCGGGCAAACGCCAGCAGCGCATCGTTTTCTTTCGGCGCACCGATCGAGACGCGCACCCCGTCGTCGCCGTATGGCCGAACCACGATCCCCGCGTCGGCAGCCCGCGCGACGAAATTGCGGGTGCGCGGCCCCAGCGGCAACCAGACGAAGTTCGCCTGCGACGGCGGCAGGGTGTATCCGGCATCCCGCAACTGCGCGCTCACCCGAACACGGTCGGCGACCAGGGCGTCGGTGCGGGCCAACAATTCGTCGGCGGCGTCCAGCGACGCGATCGCGGCGGCCTGCGAGATGTTCGTCACCGAGAACGGCACGAACACCTGGTCCAAAGCGGTGATCAGGTCCGGGTGGCCGACCGCGTAGCCTACGCGCAGGCCCGCCAGACCGTATGCCTTCGAAAAGGTGCGCAGCACAACGATGTTGCGGCGGGCGCGGACCAGGCCCAGGCTGTCGGGCAGCATCTCGTCGCGGATGTATTCGACGTAGGCCTCGTCGATCGCGACCACGATGTGCGGCGGAACCGCCTCGACGAAGCGGGTCAGTGCGTCCGGGTCGACGACGGTCGAGGTCGGGTTGTTGGGATTGCAGACGAAGATCAGCCGGGTGCGTTCGGTGATCGCGGCGAGCATCGCGGAGAGGTCGAAGGTGTGGTCGGTCAGCGGCACCTGGATTGCCGCGGCGCCGGCCACCTGGACCAGCGGTGGATACAGCTCGAAGCTGCGCCAGCCGAAGATCACCTCGTCGCCGGCCGACGCGGTGATCTGGACCAGCTGCTGGCACAGGCTGACCGAGCCGGCGCCGACGGCGATGTGCTCGGGGTCGAAACCCGGGCCGACATGCTTGGCGAGTGCCGCTTTGAGTTGCACGCAGCCGTTGTCGGGATAGCGGTTGACGATGTCGGTCGCATGTTCGATGGCGGCACGGACACTGGGCAGCGGGCCGAACACGGTCTCGTTGCTGGCCAGTTTCATCGAACCCGGCACGGTCTTACCAGGAACATAAACTGGCAGCCCGGCCAGCTCCGGCCGTAGGCGGGCAGTCATTTCGACAGCATATGTCCCGGCTGTGTACGCTATGCCTCCGGCGGTTCAGGGACGCCCGCGCTGTGTCGGGTACCCTCAGGAAGTCCAAGGGAGGCGTGCCAGAGCGGCCGAATGGGACTCACTGCTAATGAGTTGTCCCCCTTAAAGGGGACCGGAGGTTCAAATCCTCTCGCCTCCGCTGAAGTCCTTTCGAGGACACAACTGAAGTACCGGCGCCCGTAGCTCAACGGATAGAGCATCTGACTACGGATCAGAAGGTTAGGGGTTCGAATCCCTTCGGGCGCGCTCAGCTGATATCGGTGTCGGTGCCTCGGGTGCGACGCAACGGCCAAGGTGTTCGATCTTGGTGACGAAGGGCGATGTCATCGCCCGCACGAGTGCGCCGTAAGCGACACCGAAGTCGATCTCGTCGCCCACTGCGACAACGTGATCGCCGAGGTCGATCACCAGGTGGTCGCTGCTCATCCCGAGGATCGTGATGCCCTCGGGTGGCTGCAGACCGTCCGGGTCCACGTCCTGGCGACCGAGGGCCAGAATTGCTTGGTGCACCGTCCCGCTGCCGTTGCGGGCTGGTGCCACCCCGAAGGCGGCCTGGGCCCGATCTCCCCAGGGTTGAGCCGGTTTCATGGCCACCTCGATGACCTCGGCGGTCAAGGTGAAGGCGTCCGTGTGCAGGCCAGGGATCGGTGTCCGGTAGAGCGGATCGACGCCGAGAAGGATGGCTTCGCCGAGTCGGAGTTCGTCGATCCGGCCGACGTCCTGGGTGTGCAGAGCCCAGCTCAAGTTCGCCGAGTTGCCGCCCGAGACGACGTCGAGCGAAATCCCGTGCAGCGCCTCGATGTCGTCCGCGAGCCTGGTGAGGATGCCCATGTTTCGGTCGTCGGGCACGACACCGCTCTGACAAGCGAGGTTGGCCCCCAGCCCGGCGAGCCGGAGCGAGGAGTGACCGAGGACGGCCCGCACGGCCGCGGGTGCGTCGTCGAGCGCGATGCCCTCGCGCAGGTCGCCCAGCTCGACCATGAGCACGACGGCGTGCATCCGCTTCTGCTCGAATGCGGCCTGATCGAGCGCCGCCAGCACGACGGCCTCGGTGTTCAGACTGACGTCGGCGACGTCGACGACCTGTGTCACTTGGCTGAGCATGGGGGAGCGGATCAACGTGCGCAGCGGTGGTCGGTCGAGTCCGGACAACCGGGCGAGGTTCGGCACCCGGGAATCGCCGAGGCCGCAGGCGCCGCCGCGCAGCATCGCCGCGCCGACCCCCGGCGAGCCGAGGGCGGCCTTGGTGATCCCGGTGACCCGTATCCCCGTTGCGGCAAGCCGGTCGACCAGGACGCGGGTGTTCTGTTCGACCTTGTCGAGATCGGTCTCGAGCCGAAGCGTCACACCGGGGTGGTCGCCTTGGCCACTGCCGCGAGCGCGGGGAAGGCCGTCAGCACCATGTCGACCAGCTCCGACGCGGGGCGGGTCAGGGGGTCGGTGACCGGCAGGCCGAGCTGGCAATGATGTTCGGAGATCGCGTTACTCAGCTCGTCGTCGGTCATCTCTTCGTGGTTGATCGTGATGCCGATGACGCGGGTGTCGGCGAACGCCTCGATCAGTGCGATCTCGCTGGCCGCGGTCGGCATCGCAACCATCGGGAAGTCGCCGAGCATCTTGCGTTTCGGCGCGTGCTGCACGATCACGCCGGCCGGGCGGCTGCCACGCAGGATGTGAGCCGACGTGATGTATGCGGGGTGACTGAGCGCGCCCTGGCCCTCGACCACGATCACGTCTGGGTCCTCACCCTCGAACGCGGCGACGACCTGATTCTCGACCTCGCCGGAGCAGAACTGGGGGACCAGGGCATCGAGCGCGACGCCGTACTTCCCGCCCTGGATCAAGGTGGTCTGACCGGTGCCGACCATGACTGCCTTGATGCCGTGCGCGTTCAGCGCCTGAACCAACAAGGTGGCGGTGGTGCGCTTCCCGATCGCCCCGTCCGTACCCAGGACCGCAATCCTGGGGCAGGTGACATCGAAGATCCGGCCAGAGAACAGGTGCAGGTCGCGCTTGGCCTTCGGTCGGCGTACATCGGTGATGGTGACGCCGGCGATCACGGCTGCCGCCGCGAATTCGGCGTCGTCGTTGAGGAATTCGTGCAGTCCGTTAATGATGTGCATCCCGCGGGCGATGCCGTCGAGCAGCACGACCCGCTGCTCGTCTGAGAGTAGGCCGTCGGCAGGTGCCAGCCCACAGATCAGGTAGTCAGGAACGCGGCCGGCCTCAGAGATGCAGTCGGCGAGCGAGGCCAGCACCGGGATGCCGTTCTCGGTGCCGTCGAGGAGTTTTCCGGCGTCGACACCGGCCCGGCTGCTGTCGATGACACTGAGGATCTCGTACTTCTCCGAGTGGCGGACCAGGCCGTTGGCGGTCTTACCGTCCTGCTCGCCGAATACGTCCTCGCAGTAGACGACGGCGGTGGAACCGGCAGGAAGTGCGAAGTGAGCTGACGGAAGGATCTGTTCGGACGCATCGAGAGACGGGGTACTGCTGGCGAGCGAAGGCATAAAATCCTCTGAGAAGTCTCAGAAGGCGACGGGATCGTGGCGGGGCGGTGCGCCCAACGTTCAACGAGTCATCCCTGAGCGCCGGCAAGATTACCGGCGTGTTAACTGTACCCGATCGGCACCGCCGGCCCAGCTGGGAATTGTCAGCCCGTCACTCCGGCGCCTTTTCGGTGAGGTTGACGACCTCGGATTCCGCCAGCTTGTCGCCGCTGTCAGCGCCGCGCGCTTCTACCTTCCATTCGCCGTAGGTGATGCCGTTGCCGTCCAACCACCCCCGGCACGCCTGAGTTAACTCTCGCCCGCTGTCCAGTTCGCGGCGGGTATAGGGGTCGTGGTCGTACTCCGTCCAGGTGCCGCCGTCGCGGCGCATCAGTGCGTGCGTCACCAGCAGGTGCGTCCGGCACAGCGCGGCGCGATCGTTGGCACTCCCTGGGTTCGTCGGGAAATATCCACCGCAGACTCCGCAGGTCCGCATCACGTGGTCAGGCTCTTCGTCGGCCGCTATCGGCGTGAACCCCAGCGCGTCGGACGAGAATTCGAGGTCGTCTTCCGTGCTCATCAGCAGCTCCTCGAGCCGGTGCTTCGGGATTTTGACCTTACCCCGGTCACGCGCCGCGGCCGCTGCGGTAATCCGTTGTTTCACAGCACGTTAACGGCCGGCTAGGAATCGCTTCCGGGGTGCTCGTCGGCGTCGCTGTCGGTCGACTTACCCGGCATGGGCCCAACCGTGGCGATCATCGGGATTTTCAGCGTCTTACCGCCGGCGATCGGCAGGTGGATCGCGACGAACACGATCTTGAGCTCCACGCTCACTTGCCGCAAGGGCTGCTCGTACAGGTCAAAGCGCATTTCTCGTAACCGCGCCAGGCCGCGCTCGAGCCGACTCATGTCTTTGACCCTACCGATCCACTATGGGCGTGGATCGAACGGCCGGCGCGTCGGCACTGTCACCGTCTGGGTGACCGTGCTGGTCTCCGTGCTCGGCGACAGCGTGACGGTGCTTGTACTCGGCGGGACCGTCGTCGTGGGAGTGTCTGTGGTCGACGGCGGGGCCGTCTCGGTCACGGTCTGGGTCGGTGCGGGGCCGCCGCCCGGTGGCCGGTGCCGAGTGGGCTCCGCGGCCGTGGTGCTCACCGTCGTAGTGGCGGACGGCGTGGGCGTCGTCGTGGTGGTCGGGCTCGGGGCCGGCGAACCGCTCACCAGCGTGACGATCGCGTAGATCGCCAGGCCGAGCACGATCACCCCGACGGCGCCGGCCGCGACCAGCGCGAGCGGGCGTCGGTACCACGGGGTCGGGGGCTCCGGCTCGGGTGCGGGGTCGTATCCGCCGTATCGCGCCGCCATCGTCGGCTCGGAGTAGTAGTCGGGTTCCTCGGGGTAGGGAGGCACGTCAGGAAATGCTAGCGGGTGCCGATCTGGGTCAGCGCCCGCTCGAACAGGTGAACCGTGGCCGCGTGCAGTTGATCGCCGACTTCTTTCTCGGCTTTGCCGGCACACGCCCGGGCCAGCGTGCCCTCGATGACGATGCCCAGCTTGAAACAGGCGAGCACGGTGTACCAGGTGATGTGCGACAAGTCGCGGGTGGTATTGGCGGCATAGCGCTCGAACAGTTCGTCGGTGCTGGCCAATCCGTCCTGACCGCCCAGCGCATGGCTGAACACACTGGCTCCGTCCGGCTGGCGCCAGGTGGCCAGCAGCCAACCCAGATCCAGCAGCGGATCACCGATCGTGCACATCTCCCAGTCGACGATCGCGACCACGTCGGGCCCGGTGCGGGAGAACATCACGTTGGCGGCGTGGTAGTCGCCGTGCATGATGCCGGGTGTCCAGGTCGGCGGCCGGTGACGTTCCAGCCAGGACGACACTTCCTCGATGCCGGGGATGTCGGGCCCGGGGTAGCCGTCGTACTCGCTGTAGGAGTCCAGCTCCGAAAGCCAGCGCGGCACCTGGCGTTCCAGGAAGCCCTCCGGCTTGCCGAAATCGGCGAGACCCACCGCGACGTGGTCGATGGCACCCAGCTTCGCCAGCGCGTCGGCCATCGACAGGCCCATGCCGTGTCGCACGCCGGCATCGCCGGCGTGCAGCGGCAGCAGTCCCTCGCCGGCGTTGAACCCGTCGACCGGGTCCATCAGGTAGAAGACGGCGTCGCCAAGCACGCTCGTGTCGTCGCAGGCCGCGATCAGGTGTGGGTGCGGCACATCGGAACCAGCCAGCGCCGCAAGCACTTTGGTTTCCCGCAGGATCACGCTGTTGCTACGCGGACGCAGGTGTCGTGGCCCGCGCCGCAACACATAGGCCCGACCGGACCTAGTGAACCGCAGCATCACGTTCTGCGTCCCACCCGTGACGGCTGAGACGTCTTCGAGTGGTCCGTCGCCCAGCCCCTGCTCAGACATCCACTCCGCGACCGCGTTCAAGTCCACGTGCTCCACGTGGTGTGAACCTACTCTGCGGGCACTCAGCCCTTGGGTTTCGGTGTGTAGCGGACGGTCTGCGCGCGGATCACGCCGTCGCGGAAGACGAAGGTGTCGACGCCGTCGTCGACCCGGTTGATCGCCGAGTCGGCGGCCCACTCGAGGAACAAGACGTCGCCGTCGAAGAACTGGGTCTTCAGGTCCCAGGCGGCGTCCGGCAGATCCGCGAGCAAGGTGGTGAACACCTTCCGGATGCCGTCCTTGCCGCGCGCGACGCCGGAGGGGCTGATCAGCACGGAATCCTCTGCGTAGTCGGCGACGATCGCGTCGAGGTCGCCCGCGCCAAGTGCCTGCCCGTGGTGAGCGAAGACTTCCTCTGGCGTACGTGTCATCGCGGCGCTCCTTACCTGTGGGCCCTCTGTGAAGACAGCGTAAGGCACCCTTCGCGCGTGCCAAGGGGCGTCAGCGGCTGGAAGAATAGTGAACGCAACCGACTATCTCCGGTGAAAGAGGATTGGCCATGCCGCGTACCGACAATGATTCCTGGGACATCACTCAGAGCGTGGGGTCCACCGCGCTCGGTGTTGCGGCGGCCCGCGCCGCGGAGACCGAGAGCGAGAATCCGCTCATCAACGACCCGTTCGCGCGCGTCTTCGTCGACGCCGCGGGGGAGGGGATGTGGAGCATCTACGCCGATCCTGCGCTGTTGGCCAAGGCGGTCGACCTCGAGCCCGACGTGCGCGCGCGGATACAGCTGATGGTCGACTTCATGGCGACCCGCACGGCGTTCTTCGACGAGTTCTTTCTCGGTGCGGCCGACGCCGGTGTCCGGCAGGTGGTGATTCTGGCGTCGGGTCTGGACGCTCGCTCGTGGCGGCTGCCGTGGCCGGACGGCACGGTGGTGTACGAACTCGACCAGCCCAAGGTGCTGGACTTCAAGACGGCCACGCTGCGCGATCACGGCGCGAATCCCACCGCAGAGCTGGTGACCATACCGATCGATCTGCGCCAGGACTGGCCAAAGGCATTGCAGGAAGCTGGTTTTGATGCATCGAAACCGAGCGTGTGGTCCGCGGAGGGGTTGGTGCGTTACCTGCCGTCACAAGCTCAGGACTTGTTGTTCGAGCGCATGCATTCGCTCAGTGCGCCGGGCAGTTGGCTGGCGTCCAACGTTCCGAGCCAAGGCTTTACCGACCCCGATCGGGTACGGCGGCAGCGTGAAGACATGCAGCGCATGCGCGCCGCGGTCGCCAAGTTGGTCGACACCGAGATCACCGATGTCGATGACCTCTGGTACGCCGAGGAGCGCACCCCGGTCGACGAATGGCTGCGCGAACGCGGCTGGGAGGTGGCGGCGGCAACCTTCCCCGAGTTGATGGCTCGCTACAACCGCAGCGTGCCGGACGGTGCCGATGACGCCATGCCGCCCACCCTGTACGTGTCCGCGCAGCGACGCCACTAGGGAGCGATGACGATTCGCTGATCGGCGTCGGTGTCGTTCCAAGCTGCTTCGACGTCGGCGAGCCGCACGACGCGGGCATCGAGTTCGAAACCGCCACTGCTGATTTCGGCCGCAATGGCGGGAAGCTCGGCCAGAATGTCGCGGGTCGGGACCGAACCCTGTCCGCTGCCCACGATCTGCAGGCGCACGGCACGCAATGCCGCGGAGAAGATCTCGGCCGAAGGGCCCGCGACCGAGCCGATTTCGATCCAGGTGAGTGGCTTTCCGCGATCGGTGCGGTGGGTGGCGATACCGGCCATCACCTGGGCCGTGATCGGACCCCACAGATAGTCGATCACCACATCGACGTCGCGTGCGGCCCGCGCGAGATCGTCTATCGCTGAGGCATTGTCGAGCCGAACGACGGTGTCGGCGCCGAGCTCGGGCAGGGCTGCGAGCCGGCGCGCGTCGCGACCGGCGCCGATGACATGACCGGCGCCAAAGTGTTTGGCGACCTGCACGGCCATCCGGCCCGAGCTGCCGGTCGCGCCCAGAATAAGCACCGTTTGCCCGGGCCCGAAGTCGATGCGGCGGCGCAGGGCAAGCCAGGAGGACATCACGGGGTTCATCGCCGCGGCCACCAGGATGGGATCGGTGCCATCCGGTAATACGATGCTGCGGCGCTGGTCGATGACGGTCTGTTCGGCCATCGCGCCCAGCGCGGTATCGGGCACCACGAAGTAGCGGATCGTGCCGTCGGGTGCGCGTCCCACTCCGTCGATGCCGGGGACCAGGGGTAACGCCCCGGTGCTGGTGTAATGCGAGCCGTCAGCCTGGGACCGAACGCGCGGATGTAGGCCGGACGCGATCACGTCGACCACGATCTCGTCGGCGGTTTGTGGAGTGGGACTCGGGAACTCGCGATAGGCGGGAGGTCTGTCGAATGCTGTGACGACGGCTGCATGCATGGTGGCTCTCCTCACGAGATGGCTACACATTTAGGTGGTAACACGAACTAGATTAGATGGTATTACGAACTATTTCAAGGTATCGTCCGTGGTATGGCGACGGACGACGAGCTCACAGACAACCTCGTGCAGGTGTCATTCGGAGTGATCGCGGTGCTGAACCGCGTTGCGGCCGAACATGATTTGTCCCTGACCCAGTTGAGGGTGCTGGGGATATTGCGGGATCGCGAACCCGCGATGGCCGAACTGGCGACGTATCTGGGACTGGAACGTTCGACAGTCAGCGGCCTCATCGACCGGGCGGTTCAGCGCGGACTGGTACGAAAGACCAGCGATGCCGACGACGGCCGTTCGGTACGGGTCAGCCTCACCGCGCAGGCGCGCCGACTCGAGGTGCGGATCATCGCCGAGATCGGTGAGCTGATGGAGCCCATCACCGGCAGGCTCAACGCCACCGACCAGAAGCGACTCACTGAGCTGTTGGCGAAAGTGCTTGAGCACTAAGGTCGCCGCTATGGCCGATCGACCCGCTCGGGTAAGCGATGTGCATCGGATCGCCGCGTCGATGCCGCACGTGAAACGGCTGGAGGGGCCGAAGGGTAACGCGATCTATCAGGTGGGCGGCAAGTCGTTCGTTTTCTTCCGCACTCCGCAGCCCGACGCGACCGATCCCGACACCGGCGAACGCTACGCCGATGTGGTCATGCTCTGGGTGGACTCGGAGAGCGACAAGCTGGCGCTGATCCAGGA encodes:
- a CDS encoding LysR family transcriptional regulator, translating into MRTTHIDQVDLNLLPPLVALLEEQHVSRAADRVRLSQPAMSRALQRLRRHFEDELLVRGPDGYSLTPRAARLRDQLSTAVTHLEQLFATETFDPATAAQSFRLAVSDYTIATFGPALVRTILAESPNSTVSCEVLDEQAFDKLDAGTLDLAIYGRVAPERYCSQHLFSDGFVCVVAAEHPLANQTSVSLSTYLRWPHLSIDIGQQWIDRALEPLGVTRRVAVSMPYFALAPSILPGTDLVLTVPARVAHNNADPAQTRILAAPRELTELEFYAVWHPRFDQDPSHSWLREVVRSAAESTV
- a CDS encoding DUF4334 domain-containing protein, which gives rise to MSLARKHFTEFKERDAITDAELDDYWASLPPATIDEMIGEWKGGEFLTGHRMNGQLEKVGWFGKTFTSPGDAQPLVCLDADGNKFSNKEMGKGEASLWLEDFRGEVTATMVYDGQPVHDHFKKIDDDAVMGIMNGKGVLDNGRYYYFYLERV
- a CDS encoding pyridoxal phosphate-dependent aminotransferase: MTARLRPELAGLPVYVPGKTVPGSMKLASNETVFGPLPSVRAAIEHATDIVNRYPDNGCVQLKAALAKHVGPGFDPEHIAVGAGSVSLCQQLVQITASAGDEVIFGWRSFELYPPLVQVAGAAAIQVPLTDHTFDLSAMLAAITERTRLIFVCNPNNPTSTVVDPDALTRFVEAVPPHIVVAIDEAYVEYIRDEMLPDSLGLVRARRNIVVLRTFSKAYGLAGLRVGYAVGHPDLITALDQVFVPFSVTNISQAAAIASLDAADELLARTDALVADRVRVSAQLRDAGYTLPPSQANFVWLPLGPRTRNFVARAADAGIVVRPYGDDGVRVSIGAPKENDALLAFARDWITHPEVDE
- a CDS encoding alanine/ornithine racemase family PLP-dependent enzyme, which produces MTLRLETDLDKVEQNTRVLVDRLAATGIRVTGITKAALGSPGVGAAMLRGGACGLGDSRVPNLARLSGLDRPPLRTLIRSPMLSQVTQVVDVADVSLNTEAVVLAALDQAAFEQKRMHAVVLMVELGDLREGIALDDAPAAVRAVLGHSSLRLAGLGANLACQSGVVPDDRNMGILTRLADDIEALHGISLDVVSGGNSANLSWALHTQDVGRIDELRLGEAILLGVDPLYRTPIPGLHTDAFTLTAEVIEVAMKPAQPWGDRAQAAFGVAPARNGSGTVHQAILALGRQDVDPDGLQPPEGITILGMSSDHLVIDLGDHVVAVGDEIDFGVAYGALVRAMTSPFVTKIEHLGRCVAPEAPTPISAERARRDSNP
- a CDS encoding DUF1611 domain-containing protein, whose protein sequence is MPSLASSTPSLDASEQILPSAHFALPAGSTAVVYCEDVFGEQDGKTANGLVRHSEKYEILSVIDSSRAGVDAGKLLDGTENGIPVLASLADCISEAGRVPDYLICGLAPADGLLSDEQRVVLLDGIARGMHIINGLHEFLNDDAEFAAAAVIAGVTITDVRRPKAKRDLHLFSGRIFDVTCPRIAVLGTDGAIGKRTTATLLVQALNAHGIKAVMVGTGQTTLIQGGKYGVALDALVPQFCSGEVENQVVAAFEGEDPDVIVVEGQGALSHPAYITSAHILRGSRPAGVIVQHAPKRKMLGDFPMVAMPTAASEIALIEAFADTRVIGITINHEEMTDDELSNAISEHHCQLGLPVTDPLTRPASELVDMVLTAFPALAAVAKATTPV
- a CDS encoding phosphotransferase family protein, which translates into the protein MSEQGLGDGPLEDVSAVTGGTQNVMLRFTRSGRAYVLRRGPRHLRPRSNSVILRETKVLAALAGSDVPHPHLIAACDDTSVLGDAVFYLMDPVDGFNAGEGLLPLHAGDAGVRHGMGLSMADALAKLGAIDHVAVGLADFGKPEGFLERQVPRWLSELDSYSEYDGYPGPDIPGIEEVSSWLERHRPPTWTPGIMHGDYHAANVMFSRTGPDVVAIVDWEMCTIGDPLLDLGWLLATWRQPDGASVFSHALGGQDGLASTDELFERYAANTTRDLSHITWYTVLACFKLGIVIEGTLARACAGKAEKEVGDQLHAATVHLFERALTQIGTR
- a CDS encoding nuclear transport factor 2 family protein: MTRTPEEVFAHHGQALGAGDLDAIVADYAEDSVLISPSGVARGKDGIRKVFTTLLADLPDAAWDLKTQFFDGDVLFLEWAADSAINRVDDGVDTFVFRDGVIRAQTVRYTPKPKG
- a CDS encoding class I SAM-dependent methyltransferase is translated as MPRTDNDSWDITQSVGSTALGVAAARAAETESENPLINDPFARVFVDAAGEGMWSIYADPALLAKAVDLEPDVRARIQLMVDFMATRTAFFDEFFLGAADAGVRQVVILASGLDARSWRLPWPDGTVVYELDQPKVLDFKTATLRDHGANPTAELVTIPIDLRQDWPKALQEAGFDASKPSVWSAEGLVRYLPSQAQDLLFERMHSLSAPGSWLASNVPSQGFTDPDRVRRQREDMQRMRAAVAKLVDTEITDVDDLWYAEERTPVDEWLRERGWEVAAATFPELMARYNRSVPDGADDAMPPTLYVSAQRRH
- a CDS encoding quinone oxidoreductase family protein produces the protein MHAAVVTAFDRPPAYREFPSPTPQTADEIVVDVIASGLHPRVRSQADGSHYTSTGALPLVPGIDGVGRAPDGTIRYFVVPDTALGAMAEQTVIDQRRSIVLPDGTDPILVAAAMNPVMSSWLALRRRIDFGPGQTVLILGATGSSGRMAVQVAKHFGAGHVIGAGRDARRLAALPELGADTVVRLDNASAIDDLARAARDVDVVIDYLWGPITAQVMAGIATHRTDRGKPLTWIEIGSVAGPSAEIFSAALRAVRLQIVGSGQGSVPTRDILAELPAIAAEISSGGFELDARVVRLADVEAAWNDTDADQRIVIAP
- a CDS encoding MarR family winged helix-turn-helix transcriptional regulator; amino-acid sequence: MATDDELTDNLVQVSFGVIAVLNRVAAEHDLSLTQLRVLGILRDREPAMAELATYLGLERSTVSGLIDRAVQRGLVRKTSDADDGRSVRVSLTAQARRLEVRIIAEIGELMEPITGRLNATDQKRLTELLAKVLEH
- a CDS encoding MmcQ/YjbR family DNA-binding protein gives rise to the protein MADRPARVSDVHRIAASMPHVKRLEGPKGNAIYQVGGKSFVFFRTPQPDATDPDTGERYADVVMLWVDSESDKLALIQDPGSPFFTTDHFDGHPSVLVRAGRLPEITATELAELVQDAWLSRASKKRAAEWLAAHSGDV